In Candidatus Palauibacter soopunensis, the sequence CGAAGCGGGAGGAACGCATCTTCCGCCACGGAGGCGCGGGTCTGGCCCAGATGGCCGAGTGGATCGCCGCCAAGTCCGGAGGGTCTGCCCCGGAGGACATCCCGGTGGCGATCGAAGTTCCGCACGGGCCGGTCGTCGAGAGCCTCATGGACCACGGGTTCGCGGTCTACTCGATCAACCCGA encodes:
- a CDS encoding transposase; the protein is MVEPKAWFAGVDWASEAHHVCVVGGDGSKREERIFRHGGAGLAQMAEWIAAKSGGSAPEDIPVAIEVPHGPVVESLMDHGFAVYSINP